Below is a window of Chrysemys picta bellii isolate R12L10 unplaced genomic scaffold, ASM1138683v2 scaf1235, whole genome shotgun sequence DNA.
TCCCAACTGTTCCAACCCGGGGAGTCTACTCTTGGTTCAGCGCTAAgtatatccttttcttcttttccttcttctttctctcagtttacttaatttgctgctgggagcctgtactttaaactgacctgaccggcttcattggtttctttccacctcttccccctccactcccccggcCGTTcaacacttttgtttttctgaagttttagtggaggggactttggatacttatgtgaaatgtttttggtggtttgttttgtttgggacaaagtACGACGGAGGTCTGCTGTAGTCCACTGGAATTTTTGGAGTAACAGATCCATGGGCAaccatggagacaaatgttttactgccttttGAACAGTCTCAAGGTAAAGACAGCACAGGTTAAGGCGGCTGTATGGCAataattgtacttggtggctgagttgttaaaaacaaagtgcGCTACCTTAAAAAAGTAAATGTCGgagtaagtaatttaaaaaagtaagtaaaaagttacaaatactttttgcaaaaattaataaatcagggtttggaggaaagtaaacatttgggaattgtgaaaatggtacaggtaacagttgtgatgttacaagaagcaagtttttggtttaataataaaacccagttatataaatgtaactgtatgtacaactctgtgcaatcacattggatggaagcttggtaattaaattataccgggggtcaggaagagtggctactaccaccacgatgcttctgtccccagaagcctttacagctattctgagaaaaaatgggcccttttcccacaaaaatggtctataggagactgctgcaggcagcaggaggagaaataatctaatcaaattatttaactattgggtaatgtgatcaaaatcactaaaggaatgtcaggggtttctactggaacttaacttgactgcccctggctgtctctggttgtacaagatgggagtgtaatcggggtacagaggtgaaaaaacaagtcaagcctgaaaataagggggacaggttaaccctaaggggtgtgtgtgtgtggggggggaggggggagatacaaagccaaaatctaaagctgtctctcagctattacctgaaaataaacgtaaagcttggtacagcaaaaaaactattgcaaacctggtctgttgtacaagaggggaaactgaggcacaccacctcataaatgaccagtgagtggggtaattcactagcctgactataaaacaaaataagagcagcctaaaggtaattcttctgtttttcctgcaattagcaaggaaatttgtaaaaggaattggtattattattaagcaataatctgtccccaccaaagggggtaaaatttgtttcttttgtttttcagacactctacaagcatgctggcgccagtgaaagaataacccagaatactatgaatctatgttttgcgttgtttgtctgtggtgtttgtcttgttgctagcatgacgtgggtgggggatggcttcaaaaggctgacgggtggaaaatgtgtacgaaaacgcaaaatgctcaacgaggaggccagcacctgtgtaacagctaccatggtacctgaaaatagaatggcaactaaaatgatgcttgctaaaagtttaccccaataaacatcaaattgtttgcacctttgaacttggggtattgttgctctgttcatgtgagaagaaccaggaaagtaaaaggggaaaaacataagccccctaacactggggaggggctggagggagctgagggttttgctcacctctgatgcgtgcagtccctttgtgatgtcaggacccgcctggtcctggccctttatgatgcgtcactggaacaaacagcctctcgggagagatccagtggcaacaccagcagggagccagtgtccagaccgtcctccccagcacgaggatggggatcacacagagctggttctgggcctgctgggacagcccctgggtgctgtacacctgcgtccttctggtcctggtcatctggatggccatggcgacccagcacagtttctccaggagaagcaggatggtaggaggacaccccccccagcccccctgcagccatcctacactctcagcagagcttgcctggacacagccccatggaaggaagggagggagggtggccagaggccccctgttctgaccaggccccattgggctggcaggacacatccacagagagagacagggccacagaccgagctcgtggctccattcattggttgttccttactgccctGACCACCCCAGCTAGCGATGATACaacatttgctgctacctaatataagacatacctgtggcattttgtccctgctgagatcactccatatatagtgatccagtaagaagaggctctgttcttgaatcctccagtttaaattcagcaaaatcacaaagaacaaaatgtctgaaaagagcatgcaaatacCGACTTGTTTTGCtccgattaaaatgcagagcagcctctaattggcatttacaggtatattacaagttcaaatatttattataagatcaaatgaataattcattacctccaagcaacaagtaggatagaaaaaccaggaatacttgtgggaccttagagactaacaaatttatttgagcataagcttttgtgggctacagcccacttctttgggtgcatagaatggaacataatattgaggagatatatatatacacatacagagacaggtgggagttgtcttaccaactctgagaggccaattaagtaagagaaacaactgggctatcttgattatcacttcaaaagggtttttttctcttacttaattggcctttttttgagatgtggagaccacatctgcaggcagtattcaagatctgggtgtaccctggatttatatagcggcaatatgatattttctgtcttgttatctatccttttcctaatgattcccaactttctgtttccgtttttgactgccactgctgattgagtggatgttttcagagaactatccacaatgcctccaagagctcttgttgagtggtaacagctaatttagccccCAGGAGTTTatctgtagagttgggattatgttttccaatgtgcattactttgcattgatcaaccttgaatttcatctaccattttgttgccccgttgcccagttttctgagatccttttgtaactcttcacagtctgctttggacttaactattctgaatagttttgtattgcctgcaaattttgccacctcgctgtttacccctttttccagatcattgatgaatatgttgaataggactggtcccagtacagaccactgggggacaccactatttacctctctccattcggagaaatggattatttattcctacgctttgttttctgtcttttaaccagttactgatccatgagaggaccctccctcttatcccatgacagcttactttgcttaagagcctttggggagggaccttgtcaaaggctttctgaaaatcccagtatgtcagtgcactgcaaggccttcagtggcttttaaactttcccaatgggacattggagacatggtccagttaacttgtgttcaggcctaacaagaagctgctgtgagaaactcgttttaacaataatgcccctgggccagcacaggtcacaggtcaaaatgtgtcacttcaacaactatggcattgggagagccaaaataaccaccacacaccacaggaatgtactgattatgaccccttacttcaaatgcactgtggcctagtggatagagcactagacggaactcaggagacttaagtgctggtcctgtctctgctactgtcttgctgggtgaccttgggtaagtcacagttcttctctgtgcctcagtttcccatccctaaaagggggctaatgctacagacctcctttgtaaagtgctttgagattcactgactaaaagtgttagataagaggtagggctctttattatctcatgatatagggtgcttttcttaaagctcaaactgctggagtcaagtgatttatctgagaatctcggctttttatttgatttgatttcatttcattttatttgttagcacattggttgcaaagagaagctggaaaatgtaaattgagtGCACTCTagcggctcagacaccagaaggcaaatgaagagttccccagatgaattttttttaagatatcgtgattttgaagtcaatctcatgagTTTGGTGGGGCCCAGCGCAtggttttggaatgcttgggcaggcgataccatgaacgtttttctgcacttgtaacactagattatcacttcaggctgggagattctGCTTCACAAGTAGGGAAAAAACGTCCCTTGCTTAGGGGCTTGAGAGTTataaagctttgaaaagacccagggttttcctgggaaatctgatgccctctctcctgcctagttctgagctcagcagctcagcccccttgggcggttgccacatcctatctcctgatgtaagcacagcattgacagctcacaggctagagggagattgcaggagggcagccccattctgacctagagacaacatcagcgcctgccagatgccagagcagcaacctgccatcaggtgtagcctggacgtaaatagaaaattgctgctgataaaaatgtgctgatgacacaaagattggcagaatgggaaataacgatgaggacagggcagtcatacagagagttctggagagtttgtttggcaaatggggcccattcaaacaaaatgtggtttcatacagcccaacacagagttctacatctcggaacaaggagggcatattcagctttggactgaacgatctttagttttgtatcatctgcaaatcccgccacttcactgtttccccccttttctggatcatttatgaatatgttgaacaattctggtcccagtacagatccttgggggatgttgctatttatctctcttccaaaaactcaccatttattcctaccttttgtttcccatctttaaaaccagttactggtccatgagaagaccttccctcttatcccctgacaacttactttgcttaagaacttttggggagggatctccttaaaggctttctgaaagttcaggtacacgatatccactggatcgcccttgtccacatccttcttcacTGCTGTGACATTATgccctatattcttcatagaaatattgttctatgaatatggcataactaaggtatgttttatgcaagatgggtcatgtgagatatcattggaaaggttctgatttactgaatgtgattatcctatttgtatggatgtatgatttctgtatctgaagttaggaatacgggctctgtatcaattacaaaagtgcttgcaccaggggaatgcccaccaaacagtaggcaatcagcctggatgagccattaggactttgaagatactaaacttcctccttcctgagaagtttcctgggatgctgctttgacactgcagggtcatgtgatcatgtcacctggtactggacatcattttggactggtggtatttttccactaggagggagttgggggtgggggtcaaactgggagacaaaggattcctgtcatatcccaatcctattgaaggcttctaagtgagttaatctaggttcttctccaccacctccctgcccaaaatggaagactgctgaaaacacctggagaaacaaaggaactaaactgagggggaggagggggggctgagcccaggggggaaagatctagcctgtgaaaggaatacctggatatttaagctgcaatcagtgcagtttaccttcaagaaactttgcaacctgcacaaaacaacatttagggtgagaatgtgctactattaaccaagtatcagaagaagtgagattcttacctacgaaagcttatgctcccaatacttctgttagtcttaaaggtgccacaggaccctctgttgctttctactattaaccagttaatttagcgtattaaggttaggttgcgtgttttgtttgatttgctcaggaatctgctttgatctgtgtgctatcccttataatctcttgaaatttaccttttgtagttaataaacttggttttggtttattctaaaaaccagttttgcaattcataactggcgggggagtgggggagagaaccagacccagcaacagcacttctattctctcctgcaatgcttctaaactctgcaggctcctggtaccagcaATCCCTGTTTCTCCAACCCCTGGATTATTCCAGTGACCCCTGTTATGGGTTGTGCTGTGTGCCGTATATTGGCTGCATCATAGAAAAGCACAATGCCTACCCATGATGCCTCCTAGTGCAAAactctcccacaaggaaaaacttccctctggccccacatggcaatcacctctggctcattgttatccccgttttattgAGGAGTTCTCTTataaccctgctgctttctctgtgtgtgacaggcttctccgaggaagacgaggcacagggacaaaaggaagaaaccgaaaggtaagcagcccctgaccccacagctgtgGTGGCGAACTCgggccccacgcaaagcagagaaatagggtctattccctcacctgcctcccctcttcctgcgaaggcacagtcatgcccacagtcgtgcagaggcactggctggggcccctgaaatctggggctctggggcactaggaagcagagggtgcccaagcagctcaatgtctcctttatgtctcacctctggcaggttttggacgctgtgaggaggatttggaggaggcttgtgcacgcctagaggcatggtaagcaatgcccggctccataaatctgcagtgggtcagtcccctcctctcgtgtcatgcaattcatcccccccccccaggggcagtagccctagtaatccctcccctgccccgacctatagaccaggcaagcaactattctccttagaatcatgcaattctttcccacccagcagaagctgccatctctaatccacccccatgcatcgTACAGTGGGTCATTCCCTTACTCTAGCATCATGCAGCTCATTTAacctgcgggggaaggggggacggcggtagattgtgtcgactggagtggaccatcctcccctcccaagagggggaaaacatgtttgatgggagcagccccgtgcacaccagaaaggtgaggtggagaggtcaggaggaaggctggtctTTCTGGTACGGTGATTAGGGTGAAAGGGATCCGGCAGCACTTGTGTAATGGCCCCTCTTGCACCTCAAGTcccccagcatgggttcccagtaggatttgaaccctggaccttcagctctgcagcagaaagcaccccttagagctaaagaggcagctgcattagttggtagctgtagtaggctgttatcctataTGTTGATAGCTTCTGTGGAAGGGACATGACACACACGCTGCCAGCAGGATACACTCTCCCCTTCTCCACACTAGACAGGGGTCACCTAACAATCCAGCTAACCCAAAACCAGAACATCCAAGGCCTGGGTATTGCAGAGGAGGAGGCTGCCTCAGTGGAGAATGGGACAGGGAGGCTTTCAGTGCCGCCCCTCTGGGTAAAAGAGGgcctgagggcagggccggcactcagctacctgctctcTCTGTTCCACAGCTGCCGCATGCACCTGGAGAAGCTCCCCTTGGCTCACACCCTCAGGATCGCTGAGAGGAGGATAGAGtacgtggccagacacctggatgaagttctgataccgtaaggcaactgcacggggggcaccagactgggggctgggtgggatcggatagtgaatggagagaggagggagcagagaaaaccagacactccaggatcctaaaataacagggaaaaagccactaagaggctttagcttccaaggtgagataccagtgacagtgaggtgagggattatcagaaattaaatgcagagaccacaagctgggttgtgaataggatcaaatccttctttccggcaatatctcccagcaggcgactgtccagaacctgcccctgctccctgctgtgtttgaaagaaacagcaatcagatgaccccctgggacggggtgtccaccccacacaggactggaaggggctaaggtggccaggcagacccattaactgTACATGGTGTCCCTGGAGGAAGATCcaaggagcagggaattgatggcaagcaggctcagctgggcaggaataggcggggcccataaggccaggaagctggcaacagacaggggctgctgctgggaaagggcacccctccctgggcagagggggacgtgtttggagctggtgcacccagagcaaggaggggaaccaggagtggcaggaagcagtccagggaagtagcagggaaagctgggagaggaaagcccagaactgctgggttgagggtccctggcctggaatccggtgtaaagttcttttttgacccctgtttatggtcttggccttcacaacatgctctggcaagggtTACACTCACAtgctcacatcttcctcacccaaaccaatttttgttagctaatctttctattaaaatagcactaggtccccaatcatgctcaaggccccattgtgctaggtggtgcacatgtgcgtgtgacaaaggggttatcgttatagatcaattgagtgccagctccccctctcagtccttcgtcagccagttgatgtccttgtgtcagagtgtggtgtgccatgcatgcctaggcactgccccattgcagtacagttggaaggcttagctcagcagggccatgtcccatctgtccctgtctgctctctcccacaggccaaGTGTGACGACATCTGCGGCGAGCCAGTTCTCCTAttcctctatggaatccatcccctcttccctctggagtcacagctccttttccctggcagaagcctccgtgactcaatcagagcccctctgccgcacaagggagatcaCGCCTGTCGcaggctgggaaggatccactcatcccatccaagcccagcctctccccaggcctcctgcccacagcagacaagaCCGGCGAGAGCAGACCACAGGTTTGGACCAGACGTCAGCCCATGGCTCAGACTTCAACATCCGACAGAAGCATCTGCAGAGCCAACTGGGGGCACCTACCCTATCCACTGAGTCACTGGCCAAGGTGATCCCTAACGCCCCTGCTCTACGCCCACCGGACAGAGACCCCAGGGTGAAGTTCAACATGAGCAGGGGCCTTTTCCTAAGCGTTGAAGTCCGGGAGGAGCTGGACTGTCACGTGCACTCAAAGAGACTCCAGCACGAGCAGGgcttacccctcaccccccagaaaccccacacagctcctctgcctccagctccacaaacccCCATCCTGGGGGAGCCATTGCTGGGGGAGCGGGACACCAAGCGGCAATGGGAATTCAACACAGATCGGCCCAAATGTGGATTTACAGCAAAGGTCCCAACGCCCCTGAGATCCGATGCCGGCCCTCAGcatgcccaggagatccaggaaccatgtgtgTGCCtctcgggatccctgccccaaaaggcccACAGGATCATGGCATCCCCTGATGCCATAATGGCAAGGCTTGTGCCCACGGCGGTGGTCAAGCTGCAGGAGCACGTGGCTCAGAAATGCCTGGAGATCCAAATGAAGGTGTTTCCTAAGATGGTGGGAGAGTCGCACAGAGATTCTCCCCTCCTGAaagagactgccctgcctgggccactccgcccccctagggagccaggcaagcccaggacagcggcattgccaacgatgggacaacagcctgcccaccccatcaAACTCCACATAAGGCGTAAGCATCTCGTCATGCAGtgggggctgctcaccctggacccagagcccccggcaaagGTGCCTCACACCGTCccagccaagggagctggggtggaattcagtgagatggagaccgatttcctgcttgatgaggtcagggagaagttggactggcacacgcagtggaagaagctgcagcaggagtggggtttgccggaTGCCCAGTGGAAATCCCTGCGGGCTTTCCTGCCCCCGGTTCCCAAGCTGTCctccctgaaggcaaagcccaaggttgaggtggttcccatccttgtggagctgctcttccttgcgagggacgttaaaaagcagctggagttccacattataaagatgcaagtgcagcaaagatggggactgcccatgaggatccaggattccctgaggaggttcatgtctccttccccagaggagagaggccggcTCTCTCACCCTACCTGCGGGGGCATTGTGACTCCGTACCGGTCACCGTTTCAGGTGCGTTCCAAGAAGGCTCGGTCTATTCAGTTTCCTCTAAGGGCCCCCagtcagaggtggctggaggatgtgcatgccctacccaccaacagaaggcagcaaatggccaggTCTTACTCCTGGAAGCATCGTGGGGCAGCAGCTTCGACAGGGAAAGAAACCCCAGACCATGGCAGCGTATCgcagacagggaagcaaagcacaAGCTCCTCTTGTTCCACACGTCCTCCAACGCCAGTGGAAGATACCACCATGGAGATGGGCAGGAGTGAGAGTGCAGAAGGAAACCAGGCTAACCCAGATCGCTGCACTCTGCCAGCAGGGGTGGATCTGACATCGCCACCTCCAGAAACCGCAGGAACAGAGAAGTTGATCGCAGCGACACTCCACATTTATGGGAGTGAGTTGAGAAAGCCCCTTACCGGTGTGAGCAGCACCAAAGGGACAGAAGAGACGCTGGAGCTGCAcatggagaggaaggttatcTCGGGAGAAGGCTCTTGCCTGAGGCCAGGGGCACAGACAGGTGAGAGCAGGGCAGATCATCCCAAGAGCCAATGCCACCAGGTTGCCCCAGAGGCaccaggctctgggcagctgaCAAGATCCATTCTTGACTCTCTTGTTGCTGGGCAGGCTGCGCACGACCTGCAGATCAAGCACCTGATGGAAATGTTGAGCAGCTCCCGCCCCTTGGCGGGCCAGGTCTCAGTCTGCCAGCTGTGCCGCAAGGCACATCCAGGAAAGGAGAAGGGTCAGAAAACTCAGGAGGAGACACAAgtatctgctgagctgcatggtcttcgagacatcacggctccacacgggttcgatggaactgtgacttcaaagctctccagggaccagccgCCAATCAGAGTCTGCAAGTGCGATAAGGTTCGACGGAAGAGacctgctggctctgcaggtgctgacttgcccagaagATCCCATGGAATTCCACAGCgatggactccaggagactcctCAGCGTCATCCAACCACAACAAGCTGCCCgtggtgtggctccttccagcagacaggagcaagacgcaggatggaatAGGGAAAACGGcccccaccaagcaaccaaagatggtgtccattgctacaAGTACAACAGGGCTTTCACAAGCcggggagaaagcaactgggagtcctgacggttctcctccaaagccagaaaaggcctccagagctaggacaccatccccttcaaggaacaaagttccagttctcaaacggatcttaatgtgcCTCAGGCAAACCTTCTCCAAACTTCAAAACACAGTGAAGTCTCAAATGTCCAAGGACCCTCGTTCAAGAACACCTaatactaaatttacaaagccacccttttggaaggcaagggcctccaagggtgtttggtagtagtataaagccctaccgtcaaccccgccccttgaccccttaagccccgaccactTGTCACCGGAAGACCCACAcatggggggtattacttctggtgtcaaggcggacacatgaccggaagcaaagtgtgtcatgttacccctataagaactcctcccactgccctctaccaatcagaatgggtttcacCCGCGTAGGCCtgtcccaagaggagatttgaccaatatgagggagttccagggcggggtgaacCATCCGGaaggggttcatgtgacccctctaagaactcctcccacctccctctaccaatcagaatggtTTTCGTCTGTGTAGGCCTGTCCAGaggggagatttgaccaatatgggggagttccggggcggggtgacccatccggatcgggttcatgtgacccctctaagaattcctcccacctccctctaccaatcaggaggggtttcagccacataggattgccccgagagcagatttgaccgaTTGGGGGTGTCCCGaggcggggtgacccgtccggaagtggataatgtgacctctctaagaactcctcccaccgccctctaccaatcgcaatgggtttcggtcatataggaccgccccaagagcagatttgaccaatcgggggtgttctaggttGGGGtgacctgcccagaagagggtcatgtgacccctctaaaaactcctcccagcgccctctgccaatcagagcgcagcaccatcaccccataagtcccagtgctggggcagaagaggccatcttttaccaggaatgcatgctttagaaatcgtggaaacatggactccttcatcaCTCccatgagaacttcggactttgttttcgccccgagggcctttgaccatccgcggagaaagcgctacatcagcgacagttccgaggaagaggagggagcgaccgaggagggccctttggcccagccgttgatggatacaccagaacccgaaacccaactgcttgtgagacaccccgatgagcgtggtggcctcttgtcatccatccccctggaggaggaaggcgaacacagcttGGGGGAGTCatcggaggacaaggtgaatggaaaagacatcgctcaggtaaatgaatgattaagaagtgatggttgatgatggggtgtaatggggttaggaaccggggggcgggggggttgtgtaaatttaaaaacacgcagtgggaatttacactgtttcttttctgaaaatctctcgacagctcgaagatgcctttctagaggagcaggaggccctggacaacgttgcatcaagcagcgaagatgaactgggcccaccttggttctgctcaacgccgatacaaattgttgaagaggactccgaggatgacggctatgaggagtttaggaggaggcttggcatggaactaactgagccagtgccatgtcgtgagcgtaaaaaaagtcctgcggactattgtacgcgttgctgttaaTGCTGTacttaatcactgccttagggaaaagctttttgaagattgtgagggctgtgtcatagatgcgccagcccaacggcaccatgactgtgtgacttggacttcagtggctaTAAACTGCaaactccggggc
It encodes the following:
- the LOC135979802 gene encoding uncharacterized protein LOC135979802 — protein: MHLEKLPLAHTLRIAERRIEYVARHLDEVLIPPSVTTSAASQFSYSSMESIPSSLWSHSSFSLAEASVTQSEPLCRTREITPVAGWEGSTHPIQAQPLPRPPAHSRQDRREQTTGLDQTSAHGSDFNIRQKHLQSQLGAPTLSTESLAKVIPNAPALRPPDRDPRVKFNMSRGLFLSVEVREELDCHVHSKRLQHEQGLPLTPQKPHTAPLPPAPQTPILGEPLLGERDTKRQWEFNTDRPKCGFTAKVPTPLRSDAGPQHAQEIQEPCVCLSGSLPQKAHRIMASPDAIMARLVPTAVVKLQEHVAQKCLEIQMKVFPKMVGESHRDSPLLKETALPGPLRPPREPGKPRTAALPTMGQQPAHPIKLHIRRKHLVMQWGLLTLDPEPPAKVPHTVPAKGAGVEFSEMETDFLLDEVREKLDWHTQWKKLQQEWGLPDAQWKSLRAFLPPVPKLSSLKAKPKAAHDLQIKHLMEMLSSSRPLAGQVSVCQLCRKAHPGKEKGQKTQEETQVSAELHGLRDITAPHGFDGTVTSKLSRDQPPIRVCKCDKVRRKRPAGSAGADLPRRSHGIPQRWTPGDSSASSNHNKLPVVWLLPADRSKTQDGIGKTAPTKQPKMVSIAT